A single Populus nigra chromosome 13, ddPopNigr1.1, whole genome shotgun sequence DNA region contains:
- the LOC133670462 gene encoding peptidyl-prolyl cis-trans isomerase CYP38, chloroplastic isoform X1 produces MAAIIPGHYCSSLSISKLPRSHIPWGNISHVNAASWGRQLSLTCSLKSSQKAQLHNKLNEKLFPFKEYAISIALAVGLVTGMPFVDWSPNAYAANPAMPDLSVLISGPPIKDPGALLRYALPIDNKAIREVQKPLEDITDSLKVAGVKALDSVERNVRQASRSLEQGKSVIISGLAESKKDHGVELLDKLETGMDELQQIVEGRNRDAVATKQKELLNYVGSVEEDMVEGFPYEVPEEYQSMPVLKGRATVDMKVKVKDNPNIDECVFRIILDGYNAPVTAGNFLDLVERHFYDGMEIQRADGFVVQTGDPEGPAEGFIDPSTEKTRTIPLEIMVNGEKSPFYGTTLEELGLYKAQTRLPFNAFGTMAMARDEFESNSASSQVFWLLKESELTPSNANILDGRYTVFGYITENEDSLADLKVGDVIESIQVVSGLNNLVNPSYKIAG; encoded by the exons ATGGCAGCCATAATCCCAGGCCACTATTGTTCTTCCCTGTCTATATCCAAACTACCCAGAAGCCATATTCCTTGGGGAAACATCAGCCATGTCAATGCTGCTTCGTGGGGTAGGCAGCTCTCTCTCACATGTTCTCTCAAAAGCTCCCAGAAGGCTCAGCTTCATAATAAACTg AATGAAAAGTTATTTCCCTTTAAGGAATATGCAATCTCTATTGCTTTGGCGGTTGGCTTGGTAACAGGAATGCCTTTTGTAGATTGGTCTCCAAACGCTTATGCAGCTAATCCAGCAATGCCTGATCTCTCAGTGTTAATATCTGGACCACCAATCAAGGACCCGGGTGCATTATTAAGATATGCTCTTCCAATTGACAATAAAGCTATAAGGGAAGTACAGAAGCCACTTGAAGATATCACAGATAGTCTCAAGGTTGCTGGAGTCAAGGCACTTGATTCTGTGGAGAGA AATGTCAGGCAAGCATCTCGATCCCTTGAGCAGGGAAAGAGTGTGATTATCTCAGGCTTAGCTGAATCAAAGAAGGACCACGGAGTGGAGTTGCTTGATAAACTTGAAACTGGAATGGATGAACTTCAACAGATTGTGGAGGGTCGGAACAGAGATGCAGTTGCAACTAAGCAGAAAGAGCTGCTTAATTATGTTGGCAG TGTTGAAGAGGATATGGTGGAGGGCTTCCCATACGAAGTGCCTGAGGAATATCAGAGCATGCCTGTCTTGAAGGGAAGAGCAACTGTGGATATGAAGGTCAAGGTTAAAGACAACCCCAATATAGACGAGTGTGTTTTCAGGATTATTCTAGATGGTTACAATGCTCCGGTAACAGCCGGGAACTTTTTAGACTTGGTGGAACGGCACTTCTATGATGGAATGGAAATTCAAAGAG CGGATGGCTTTGTTGTTCAAACCGGAGATCCTGAAGGTCCTGCAGAGGGGTTTATTGATCCTAGTACAGAGAAAACTCGGACAATACCATTGGAAATCATGGTGAATGGAGAGAAATCTCCTTTCTATGGGACAACTTTGGAG GAGCTTGGTTTATACAAGGCTCAAACAAGGCTTCCATTCAATGCTTTTGGAACAATGGCCATGGCCAGAGAT gAGTTTGAGAGCAACTCAGCTTCGAGCCAAGTATTTTGGCTACTAAAAGAAAGTGAGCTAACGCCCAGCAATGCAAATATATTGGATGGTCGATATACTGTCTTTGGTTATATTACAGAAAATGAGGATTCTTTAGCAGATCTCAAGGTTGGTGATGTCATAGAGTCTATTCAAGTGGTTTCTGGCCTAAATAATTTGGTTAATCCAAGCTATAAGATTGCCGGTTAG
- the LOC133670462 gene encoding peptidyl-prolyl cis-trans isomerase CYP38, chloroplastic isoform X2, producing MSMLLRGNEKLFPFKEYAISIALAVGLVTGMPFVDWSPNAYAANPAMPDLSVLISGPPIKDPGALLRYALPIDNKAIREVQKPLEDITDSLKVAGVKALDSVERNVRQASRSLEQGKSVIISGLAESKKDHGVELLDKLETGMDELQQIVEGRNRDAVATKQKELLNYVGSVEEDMVEGFPYEVPEEYQSMPVLKGRATVDMKVKVKDNPNIDECVFRIILDGYNAPVTAGNFLDLVERHFYDGMEIQRADGFVVQTGDPEGPAEGFIDPSTEKTRTIPLEIMVNGEKSPFYGTTLEELGLYKAQTRLPFNAFGTMAMARDEFESNSASSQVFWLLKESELTPSNANILDGRYTVFGYITENEDSLADLKVGDVIESIQVVSGLNNLVNPSYKIAG from the exons ATGTCAATGCTGCTTCGTGGG AATGAAAAGTTATTTCCCTTTAAGGAATATGCAATCTCTATTGCTTTGGCGGTTGGCTTGGTAACAGGAATGCCTTTTGTAGATTGGTCTCCAAACGCTTATGCAGCTAATCCAGCAATGCCTGATCTCTCAGTGTTAATATCTGGACCACCAATCAAGGACCCGGGTGCATTATTAAGATATGCTCTTCCAATTGACAATAAAGCTATAAGGGAAGTACAGAAGCCACTTGAAGATATCACAGATAGTCTCAAGGTTGCTGGAGTCAAGGCACTTGATTCTGTGGAGAGA AATGTCAGGCAAGCATCTCGATCCCTTGAGCAGGGAAAGAGTGTGATTATCTCAGGCTTAGCTGAATCAAAGAAGGACCACGGAGTGGAGTTGCTTGATAAACTTGAAACTGGAATGGATGAACTTCAACAGATTGTGGAGGGTCGGAACAGAGATGCAGTTGCAACTAAGCAGAAAGAGCTGCTTAATTATGTTGGCAG TGTTGAAGAGGATATGGTGGAGGGCTTCCCATACGAAGTGCCTGAGGAATATCAGAGCATGCCTGTCTTGAAGGGAAGAGCAACTGTGGATATGAAGGTCAAGGTTAAAGACAACCCCAATATAGACGAGTGTGTTTTCAGGATTATTCTAGATGGTTACAATGCTCCGGTAACAGCCGGGAACTTTTTAGACTTGGTGGAACGGCACTTCTATGATGGAATGGAAATTCAAAGAG CGGATGGCTTTGTTGTTCAAACCGGAGATCCTGAAGGTCCTGCAGAGGGGTTTATTGATCCTAGTACAGAGAAAACTCGGACAATACCATTGGAAATCATGGTGAATGGAGAGAAATCTCCTTTCTATGGGACAACTTTGGAG GAGCTTGGTTTATACAAGGCTCAAACAAGGCTTCCATTCAATGCTTTTGGAACAATGGCCATGGCCAGAGAT gAGTTTGAGAGCAACTCAGCTTCGAGCCAAGTATTTTGGCTACTAAAAGAAAGTGAGCTAACGCCCAGCAATGCAAATATATTGGATGGTCGATATACTGTCTTTGGTTATATTACAGAAAATGAGGATTCTTTAGCAGATCTCAAGGTTGGTGATGTCATAGAGTCTATTCAAGTGGTTTCTGGCCTAAATAATTTGGTTAATCCAAGCTATAAGATTGCCGGTTAG